A genomic stretch from Zeimonas sediminis includes:
- a CDS encoding XRE family transcriptional regulator, producing MKRNPHLGSTFDDFLQEDGSYDEVQAIAVKRVLAFQVEESMKKAGLTKTEMARRMRTTRAQLDRLLDPDNPSTTLQTLVRAAGAVGKRLRISLVKA from the coding sequence ATGAAACGCAACCCTCACCTTGGCTCCACGTTCGACGACTTCCTGCAGGAAGACGGAAGCTACGACGAGGTGCAGGCGATCGCTGTGAAGCGCGTCCTCGCCTTCCAGGTCGAGGAAAGCATGAAGAAGGCCGGCCTCACCAAGACCGAGATGGCCCGGCGCATGCGGACCACTCGCGCGCAGCTGGACCGGCTGCTCGACCCGGACAATCCGTCCACGACGCTGCAGACGCTCGTGCGGGCAGCGGGGGCGGTGGGAAAGCGCCTGCGGATCTCGCTGGTCAAGGCTTGA
- a CDS encoding type II toxin-antitoxin system Phd/YefM family antitoxin produces MSTLTASEARANLYRLMDEAAESHQPIHITGKRTNAVLIAAEDWQAIQETLFLLSVPGMRESIKEGMAEPLDESARELDW; encoded by the coding sequence ATGTCCACCCTGACCGCCAGCGAAGCCCGCGCGAACCTGTACCGCCTGATGGACGAAGCGGCGGAGTCGCATCAGCCCATCCATATCACCGGCAAGCGAACGAATGCGGTGCTGATCGCGGCCGAGGACTGGCAGGCGATCCAGGAAACGCTGTTCCTGCTGTCCGTACCGGGCATGCGCGAATCGATCAAGGAGGGCATGGCGGAGCCTCTCGACGAAAGCGCCCGGGAACTCGACTGGTGA